Within Phycisphaerales bacterium, the genomic segment TTTGTACGGAACAACAAGCCCGTGCTGCGCATGAGCCGGATCGCCGCGGAACTGACGAAGTACGCTTCCAATGCTTACCTCGCCACACGCATCAGCTTCATCAATGAGATCGCGGAGATTTGCGAACACCTCAACGTGGACATTAACGAAGTGCGCCGCGGAATGGGGTCCGACGCCCGTATCGGACACCATTTTCTGTATCCCGGCGTGGGATACGGCGGGAGTTGCTTCCCGAAAGACGTTCAGGCCCTGGCGGCATTCGGGCGGGCCGCGGGCGCGGATTGCCAATTGCTGGAAGCGGTCCACCGCCGCAACCTCGCCCAGCGTGAACGCATGATCGATCGCATCCGAACCCGACTCGGCCCCGACCTGCGCGGCAAGCGGTTCGCCGTCTGGGGGCTCGCGTTCAAGCCGCAGACGGATGATCTGCGTGAGGCCCCGGCGCTGGCGATCATCGATGCACTGCTGGCCGACGGGGCGCAGATTGCAGCGCACGATCCTGAGGCGCTTGAGCCGGCACGCAAACTGTACGGTGACCGCATCACCTGCTACACAGACCCCTACGCGACGCTGCCGGGAGCCGAGGCCCTGCTGATCATGACGGAATGGATGGAGTTTCGCAGCCCCGATTTCGCCCGCATCGCCGCATCCTTGCGGCAACCCTTGATCTTCGATGGTCGCAATCTCTTCGAGTTGGACATGATGTCACGATACAATATGGAGTATCACAGCGTCGGTCGGCCGACCGTGCGACCGAAGTAGCCCGCGGCGCGCTGCGCAGCACACACCGGCCGGCCGCGCACACGACGGGAGGCGGCCGTGCCTCGTCTGACACCACCCGCGATGGCGCTGGGGGAACTCCTCGCCGGACATACTGCGCCGGCCGCAGACCCCTTAATCCGCCGTGAGGCGGACGGCGTGCTCCGCTGCCTGGCCTGCGGACATCGTTGCCGCGTACTGCCCGGACGCGCAGGCGTTTGTCGTGTACGGTTCGAGCGTGACGGCACACTGCGGGTACCGCACGGCTACGTCGCCGGACTCGCCGTTGATCCGATCGAGAAGAAGCCCTTTTTTCACGTCCTGCCGGGCCGGAATGCGTTGTCATTCGGCATGTTGGGGTGCGACCTGCATTGCGCCTACTGCCAGAACTGGGTCACGAGCCAAGCGCTGCGCGATGATGAGGCCGTCACCGCGCCGACCTTCATCACGCCCGCGGAAATCGTCCGCCTGGCTCAACAGCACGGTTGCCCGCTGCTCACCAGCACCTACAACGAACCGCTGATTACCGCAGAGTGGGCGGTCGAAATCTTCCGGGCCGGCCGCCCGGCCGGCCTGCGCGGCAGCTTCGTGTCCAACGGGCATGGCACGCCCGAGGCACTCGCGTACCTGCGACCCCACGTGGATTGCTACAAGATTGACTTGAAGGCCTTCCGGGATGCCAGCTATCGGCGACTGGGTGGCGTGCTGGAAAACGTGCTCGCGACAGTTCGGCTGGCGTGGGAGCTGGGATTCTGGGTGGAAGTTGTCACGCTCGTGGTGCCGGGGCTGAACGACGAAGAAGCCGAGCTGCGCGACATCGCGGAGTTTCTCGCAGGCGTGTCGCCGGAGATCCCCTGGCACGTGACGGCATTCCATCCTGACTATCGCATGACCGAGCTTCCGCGCACCACCGTAGAAGGGGTCTTGCGCGCCCACGCCGTGGGACGTGCGGCCGGGCTGCATTACGTCTATGCGGGGAATCTTCCCGGCTACGTCGGGGCCTGCGAGGACACACATTGTCCGGATTGCCGGCGCGCAGTGATCCGGAGGCGCGGCTTCAAGGTCCTGGTGAACGAGCTGCACGCGGGTGGTTGTCCGGAGTGCGGACGGGCCTTGGCAGGCGTGTGGCAATAGGCCCCCGGCGATCCCGGCGGCGCCGCCAGACCCGCAACGCACCATCGACCCCGGCAGGTGGCGCTGCCACCCGCGCGGATTGCGGAGCACGGCCCCCCTGCCGCTCCGGCCTTCCACCGGACCGCACTTGCCCCTTGACCGCGGCGCCGGTTCAATGCGCGCGAACCTTGTGAGGAGGGTTCGCATGGCGGATACGCCGTCGCGGGATTCGACCGACCTGGTCGCCCGCATCGAAGCCCTGCGGACGAAGATCCGCCGGCACGACCATCTGTACTACACGCTGGCGACGCCGGAGATCTCCGACGAGCAGTACGACGCGCTGCTGCGCGACTTGCGCGCTCTGGAAGCTGCACACCCGGAGTTGATCACGCCGGACTCACCGACCCAACGCGTCGGAGAACAGCCGCTCACCGGATTCAGGCACGTCCGCCATGCATGGCCCATGCTGTCGATCGACAACACCTACTCGGCAGCCGAGCTACGCGAGTTCGACGTCCGCATTCGCCGGGCGCTTGGGGAGGAACCCTTCGCGTACATGGTCGACCCCAAGATCGACGGCGTCGCGGTGTCACTGCGTTATGAGCATGGTGCTTTCGTGCTCGGAGCCACCCGCGGCGATGGCGAAACCGGAGATGACATTACAGCCAACCTGCGTACCCTGCGGAGCATTCCGCTACGGCTGGTCGGCACGGATTGGCCAGCGGTGCTGGAGGTGCGCGGGGAGGTGTACTGGCCGCGGGCGGATTTTGACCGCGTCAATCGCCTGCGTATGGAAGCCGGAGAAGAACCATTCAAGAACCCGCGCAATGCGACTGCCGGGACACTGAAACAACTCGACGCGCGCCGGGTGGCGGAGCGGCAGTTGCAGTTCCAGTGTCACGGGTTCGGTGTCTTGGTGCCGCCGCCGGAGGAGGATGCGCTATACAGCGTGCTGCTCGAGCGCGTGCGGGAATGGGGACTACCGGTGAGCCCACACCGCCAATACTGCACAGACATTGCGGAGGTGCTCGCGTTCGTAGAGCGCTGGGAGGCCGAGCGCCGCACCTTACCGTACGACACGGACGGGCTGGTGATCAAGATCGACGCCCTCTCCCAGCGTGCCCGCTTGGGGTTCACCAGCCGCGCACCGCGCTGGTGCATCGCCTACAAGTATGCGGCTGAGCGGGCAGAGTCGCGGCTGCTCTCGGTGGATTACCAGGTTGGCAAGCTGGGCACCATAACGCCGGTCGCGAACCTCGCCCCCGTGGACCTCGCCGGTACGACCGTCAAACGCGCCAGTTTACACAACTTTGACCAGGTGCGACGCCTCGACCTGCACCTCGACGATATTGTGCAGGTCGAGAAGGCGGGTGAGATCATCCCGCAAGTGGTCGCTGTGGATGCAAGCCGCCGCAAACCCGACGCGCAGGCCATCCAAGCGCCGACGGCCTGTCCGGAATGTGGGGGCGAGGTGCAGCAGGACGATGGTGGCGTCTACCTGCGGTGCATCAACCCGGCGTGCCCGGCGCAGGTCATCGAGCGGCTGCGGTTTTTTTGCGCCCGGGACCAAATGGACATCGAAGGCGCAGGCATCAAACTGATCGAAGCACTGGTTCAGGCGGGACTCGTGCATACCTATGCCGACCTGTACCGACTGCACGAACGCCGCCCGGAACTGCTGCTGCTCGACCGCATGGGTGAAAAGAGCGTCGATAACTTGCTGGCGGCCATCTCCGCCAGTCGCAATCGTCCACTGGCGCGTGTCCTCGCGGCGCTGAACATCCGGCATGTAGGCGTGAACACGGCCGAATTGCTGGCCACGCACTTTGGTGATATCGCTACCTTGACCGCGGCGGACGAGGTGGCGCTGCAGGCGGTAGATGGGATCGGGCCCGAGGTAGCACGGGCGGTGCGGGAGTGGTTGAGCAGCGCAAGTGGCGCCGCCACGATCGCCGAGCTGCGTGCCGCGGGTCTGCGCATGACGCAACCGCAGACCGTGGTCAGCACCGCGTCCGGACCACTGGCTGGTCTGACCATCGTGGTAACAGGCAAGCTGGAGCACTACTCCCGGGATGAAATCGAGGCGCTGATCAAGACGCACGGCGGCAAGCCGGCCAGCAGCGTCAGCCGCAAGACCGCGTTCGTGGTCGCAGGGGCGGAAGCCGGCAGCAAGCTCGAAAAAGCCCGTTCTCTGGGAGTACCGGTGCTCACGGAGACCGATTTTCGGTCCCGGATCGGCGCTGAGTGACCGATTCCGAATACGCCCGGCCCGGGGCTCGGTGGAAACCACCCGCCTAGCGCGGTATACTGGGCGTTTTGTATCCAGAGGTCAGGGAACGAGTATGGAACTACGCAAGATTCTGACGCCTGAACGCGTACGCGTCCCGCTGCAAGGTAAGGACAAAACCTCGGTTATCACCGAGTTGATCGATCTGCTCGCCGCGGACGGGGGGCTCACCAACCGTGAGGCCGCATTGGAGGCGGTACTCAAGCGCGAGGCCGAGCGTTCCACCGGCATCGGCTACGGGCTTGCGATCCCGCACGGAAAGACCAATGGCAGCGACAAGCTGGCACTCGCGGTGGGGATGCCGGCTGAGCCGGTTGACTTCCAGAGCGTGGATGGCCGACCGGTGACTTTCGTAGCCCTGCTCGTGAGCCCGCCGGACCAGACGGGACCACACATCCGGGCGCTCGCCAAGGTCAGTGGGCTGATGAACAACGAGGAATTCCGGCAGAAACTTGGACAGATCCACGCGTCACAAGAACTGTACGACGCCATCATGGAGTGCGATGCCGCTGACCATTGAGCCGGGCGGGACGGGCGGTATTGCGCAAGTTCTGCCTGGTGGGGGCGCGGGGTTCCGGCCAGTGCGGGCGCGTGAACCGAGGCCGTCCGAACGATAGTTCGTGGGGCTGCAATTTCCGCGCAGTTTCATGCACGTAAGGGTGGAAATCTTCCGATCGAAGGAGGTGGGGCGCAGGCGCCGCTGAGGTGCCACCGTGGCTTCGATCGGGTGCCGCATGGCCCGTCCACACATCCAGGTCATTGTCGCCGGCGACCGCGTACCGGAGTGCCTACGGGGCGCATTAGCCAGCACACATGCGACCAGCAGTTTCATGACGCTCGGTAACGCCCTGCACGCCGAAGCATTGCAGCATGCCGCGGCGGTCGTGCTCGTACTGCCCGATGCCGTCGGCCCCCTGTCCGGACCACTCCGTATCCTTTTCGACCGGCTCGAGGGCGCCCCACGCGCGACGCTCCTGATCACTTCCAGTGGTCGTCCTGTCCCGACCCTGCGACACCCACCCAGTGTGCCTGTTACGGACGGAAGCAATCTCGACGAGGCCGCCTTGGGCAGCCGCCTCGCCGCCCTCCTTTCCATGCGCAAATCGCTCCACACGCTTCACACCGGGCTGGTCGCGAACCGCCGCACCGGCGAGCACATCGCGCAGCGCTACATGCGGCAGCTCCGCCTCGCGAGTCAGGTTCAGCGCGGCTTTCTGCCGACCAGTCTCCCGCAGTTGCCCGGTCTGCAGTTCGATGCGCTGTTCCGCCCGGTCGACTATGTCTCCGGCGATATCTACGATGTACATCGCCTCGACGAGGAGCACGTCGCCATCGCCCTGGCCGACGCCACCGGTCACGGCATCTCGGCCGCCCTGTTGACCGTTTACATCAAGCGGGCCCTTCGTGGCAAAGAGATCCATGGAGGGCGCTATCGCATCCTCCCCCCGGATGAGGTACTGCAAGGGCTGAATCGCGACATCCAGGATGCCGAGCTCTCGGACTGTTCATTCGTGGCGGCGGTCTACGGCGTCCTGAACACCCGTACACGTTCACTGGCGCTGGCCCGCGGCGGCACGCCGTATCCGTTGCTGCGTTCCGCGAATGGGAAGCTCTCGACCGTCACTTCGGCCGGCAGCGTGGTGGGCGTCATGCCGCATCCGCACTTCGAAGTGGCCTACCTGCAACTGGAACCGGGCGACAGTCTCGTACTGTACTCCGACGGTCTTGAGCGGATGGTACTGCCCGAATACGTCCAAGACGGGGTGCCCGCGGGACTGCGCCGCGCAGCCGCCCGCATCACCGGCTGGAATCGTACGGCGATCGCGGCGGCCGAGCGTTCGGCCACACAACCTGTGGCGGCCCTCTCCGCGCCGGTGCTCGCGGCGGCCGGGAGCGGTGGCAGCCATACGGCTACGCAAGCCCGGCCGCGACCGCACACCAACGGCGACCGTGGGGGACAGGTGTTCTCGGCCTCGGCCGCTGAGCAAGTCGGACGTCTGCGGCCAAAACGCACCACGGACGTACTGCACTCGAATTGGGCGCGAACCCTGGAGCGGGAGGGCTGCCACGCGGCCCTGGCACAACTGGCAGGTCGTCAGAAGGCCCTACGCCGCCTCGGCTTTCCGCTCGATGACTTGACCGTCGTGACACTACAGATCGACGACTGAACTGCAAACCTTCCATGCAATGGGCAACGCGTCCGGCACGACCGGTTCGACGTGCTTTTTGCAGCTCGGGCAGTAGTCGAGGTGAATCGTGTGCTCGGTGACGACCGCTTGCAGGTTCTCGGGCAGGTCTTCGATCAGACGCGTGCGGGTTCGATTGCAGCGTTGCAGCGGGCCGCCGCAGCCCGGGCAGACTGTGCGGCGGTGCGTGCGGCGCTGGTCGATGCGCGGCGGCGGCGGCCGGCGGGCGCCAGGGTGCCCGTCACGCGCGCCGGGCATCGGCGTTCGGCTGTGTAGACCGGCGTCATGCCAGAGGGCGTGCTGGGCGAGGCGACGCCGGGCGCCTGGGGCTGCGATTCCAGCAGTGCGAGTCGGGCATCCTGCTCGGTGATGCGGCGGGCGGCGCTGAGCAGGGCGAGCGTGACGGCGTGGGGTCCCAAAGCGTAGAGTTCGCGTGCCGCGGCCTCATCGCAGCGGCCGCTCCGTAGCGCCGCCACGAGTTCGTCGAGCGAGTTGGAGTGCGTCGCCGCGCTGCGCATGGCGCGGATATATGCGCGGGCGCGCTCCCAGCGCAAGGCCTCTGCGGCAGAATTCTCAGAAAATCATGCAGACGGGTAAAGTGTTACGGTACCATGACTTTCCAGATGAGCGAGGCCCGGCTGACGGTGAAGGCCAGCGTGAACCGGGCGATCTGGCAACAATGCTCGCCGAATTCCAGACCAAACCGGTTATTCGAGCCAGATCTCAAGACGCGCGATTCGGCGTTCCCGAAGGCGGGTGGCGTGCTCCGTGGCCAGTACCGGTGCGTCTATGGGCGGGCGGGCATCGAGCTGGTAGCGGACGGGGCGTACGGCGTCGGGGCCAAAGGTGTTGCGCCGGGTGTGGTTGTGGTAGACCAACAGCGTGTGCCCGAGCAACGCACAAGCGAATGCATCAGCGGGAAGCGCGTATTCGGCACCCGCCCATTCCAATCGTGTTTCGGCGCGCGTGAACCAGTCGCCGGGCAGCGCGGGAGACGGTGCGAACTCGAGCTGGCCCGCAGTGTCAAGACGGAAGGGCCGCGGGCCGACGGTCATGAGCAGCCACAGATGAATGAATTCGGCCGTCGAACCACTGAGGCGGGCGATGAAGCCGCGGCCGCGCGTGGCGGGATCAGGGTTCGCCGAGGAGGCGATGAAAGAGCTGTTCTCGAGGATGCTGCGTCCGTACGTGTGTGGCTCCATGAACGGGACGAGCATGGTGGCGGCGTCGTGGAAGAACTCATCGTAGAGGCCGACGCGCAGGAGCTCAAGCAGGTACTTGTAGGTCATGTGCAGCCAGACCGACTCGTTCTCAAACCAACCGGGGGTGAACGTGCGGGCCCGGCCGATGTCCTGCGAGCAGGATGTGAGCGGCGCATTGAGCTTGTACATGCTCAGGTCCCGGTCGTAGAGCGCACTTGCGCGGACCGCAGCGTAAATGCGGCGGGCGACGGCGCGGTCGCGTACAAGACGGAGGCGGTGGACCTGGCCTTCGAGGAAGAGCGGTAGCGGTTCAGAGCCGTCGGGAATGGCGCTAGCCGGGTCGACGGGGGCGGTGCGTGGTTCGTTACGGAAGTAGGTGTGCGTGAGGCCCGTCGCGGGGTCGGTGCAACGGTCCGCCGCGTGGCTGGTGCGGTGTGCCACGAGCTCGAGTAGGCGCGTGACTTCGAGGCCGGAAATCATGGCCGTCGCCTCGTCGGAGTCGCGGGCAAGAGCCGCACGGAATGTCTCGCGCGTCGTGACCTCCGCGCGCCAGTTGTAGTCCGGCGCGGCGAGGTGCGCCAGCGCGTCACGGGTGAGAGTCGCAATTGGTGCGGGAAGCACAACATCAGGTACCGAAGCGAGGTGGTCGCGCAGCCAGTTGGCGAGGCGGCCGAGGGCGAGGGCTTCGCAGCTCGACGAGCCGAAGAGACCCGGCAATCCGTTCATCGCATCGTTCCAGCCCGGTCGGCCCGCTTCCATCTCGAGGCCACGGCACTGCGCATCGAACGAAATCGCTTTGATGGCGAGGAGTGCGACAAGTTTACCGAACGGTGTCACCGGTGGTAACGGTTTCGTACGTGGCTGGCCGCAGGTGACGGCATCGAGTTGACGCATGCCCGCAGAGCGGCGCTGGTACTTGGTGCGGCGCGGATTGACGCGGGCCCCTTCGTCAAACCAGTCGAGGTGGGGGCCGTTGTGCAGGAACGAGGCGAGCTGATCGGGATAGATAGCCACCAGAGCTTCGAGGAGGTCGACCAGATAAGTCCAATGGTCAATCCAGTAACCCCCGTCGTGGCCGGTGGCCATGAGGCGGCGCTGGCAGCGCGCAATGAGCTGGTGCAGCCAGGCGGTGCGATCCCCCACCTCCAGGGCGTGGCAGTCGAGCCAGTGGAGCAGTTCACCGGGCTGGAAAGGGCGCGTAATGATCAGGCGGAAGTCGCTCCATTGCTCTGGAGTAAGCTCGGGGGGAGCCAGTTCGGCCACCTGCTTTTCGGCGGCGATCCAGCGGTAGCCCTCAACTCCAAGGGGATTGAAACCGTCGGCCTGGAGGAGTTCGAGGAACATGCGCAATTCGAGGGCGCGGACCTCGGGATAGAACCATACGTCGTTGCGTCGATTCTGGCAGATGTCGCGATAATTGCCCACACCGCTGGAGAGTGGATGCGCTGGCACGACGAAGTAGTTGTAATCGCGTTCCAGATCACCATGGCGGCGGGAGAATACATGCAGCAGAGTCGGGCCGGCACCTGAAGGGAGCGTCACGGGCACCCCGCCGCGCAGGACGTTGTCGAGGTAGTTCAGGCGCGCATAGGCATCGAACGCGGGGTGTGCGGAGACGGTCGCAGCCGGCGCCGTGACGTCCGCGATCGCGCGGCGGCTCTCCGCACGGGCCCTCTCGAAGTCGGCTGTGGTCGCGAAACACTGAATGAAGCGCGTGGCGAGACCTGCGTCGGGAGCGGCACCGATGAGGGCCACGAGCTCGACGGATGCGCGCGGCGCCAGCCGGGTACGAAGCGGGACGAGGGCGCAGGCCAATCGGTTCTCCCACATTTGCGCAGCAACAATGGCGCCCCCGTTGCGGACGAAGAGGTGTGGGAACGCGAGACTTTGGCCGGGACCGAAGACCACGTCAGGGTCGATGAGCGGTTCAAGCGGCTGAAGCCGCGCTCCTGCGATGCGCCAGGCGGCATAGAAGTTGCCTCGCACGACCGTGGAGACCTCCGCTTCATCATGAACAGCGACTTTGGTTGCGAAGTACGGCACATGCCTGGCAATGATGCGCGTATAGGCGTAGGCCGCTGTGATATGGCGCTGGTGCTTCAACGCATGGTCACTCACACCCGCGGGCAGGATGATGGGGAGGCCGTCGAGGGCCGTGAGTTCAAGCGGTACCGGACCCATGTTCGTGAACCGAACACGGCGGATGAGGGCCCCGAGCGGAAGATGAGGGGGTGAGTAGTACTCCACGTGAACCTGCAGTCCGCGCGCGGGGTTAGTGCTGGTGAGCTCCAGGCCGTCGGCGTGGATGCTCAGCTCACGGACTTCCCCGCACTCGGCGGACCCCAGCGTGCTGAAGGGTTCATAGAAGTCGCCCGCAAGCAGGCAGAACGTGCGGAATCCCTGGATCCCGACCAGTTGATACGCCCAGTTCGCCGGTAGATACTCGGCGATGGCATTGTCCTTGTCGGAGCTGCCGAAGGAGACGATGGCCTGGGCCCGGTTGACGTAGAAACACCAGAGCGGGGTACCCGACAGCCCCGCGAAACCGGGAAGGAAGCTGGAAAATGCCGGCCCCGCCTCGAAATGGGAGATTGTAAAAGCGCCATCTGGGCCGAGACGGTACACGGGATCCATCCGCTCCGGGACGCAGGTGGGGGCAGCACTGTGCACGGACATAGGCGGGCTCGATTCCACAGAGAGAGGCAAACTGCGCGGCAGTCGCACCACCGCTGGACTATCCCTTGATTCCGGTACTGGCAATGCCCTCGATGAAGGTGCGCTGGCTCAACGCGAACAGCACGAGCAGCGGGAGGGTGACGAGCGTGCAGGCGGCCATCAGCAGGTTCCAGGGCGTGCCACCGTGCTGGGCCTGATAGAACTGCAGGCCGAGTGCCAGCGTGAAGGTTTCCTGGTGATTGAGGTAGATGAGGGGTCCGAGGAAATCATTCCAGACGAACATCGTGTGAAAGAGCGCGACGACGACCAGCGCGGGGCGGGAGAGCGGCAGAATAATGCGCCAGAAGATGCCCCAATGGCTGAGCCCGTCGAGACGCGCGGCTTCGGACAGGTCGTTGGGAATCTGGAGGAAGAACTGGCGGAGTAGAAAGATGTTGAAGGCGTTGCCGAAAAGGGCGGGAACCCACAGCGGTGCCAGCGTGCCGATCCAACCGAATGACTTGAAGAGGAAATACGAGGGGATCATGATCGCGGGAAACGGAATCATGGTCGTCGTGAGCACGCACAGAAAGATGGCATTCCGGCCCGGCCACTGTATGCGGGCGAAGCCATACGCAGCGATTGCGCTGGAGAGAACCATGCCACATACACCGAGCAGAGCGACGATGAGCGTGTTGCGCAGGTAGAGGATGAAATGGACGTTATCACTTGTCAGAACACCCTCGTATCCGGCGCGTTCGAGACCGTCGGGGCCGCTGAAGCGCGCGCGACCGGCGTAGTAGTTCTCGTACGCGTAGAGGCCGATCCGGGCGGGTTCCCGGGGCAGCAGTTGGAACTGCCCGGTGGTGACTTCTTCCTGCGGCTTGACGCTGGTACCGACCATCCAGACGAGGGGCGCCACCCAGAGGCCACCGACGATGGCGAGGAGCACGGCGCGGGCCCAGTTCGCAAGCGAGGATCGAGACATCCTGATCGGCCTCACTGGTAGTGAACGACGCGCTTGCTGAGTTGGAAGGCGCAGACGGTCAGAACGAGAATAATGAGCAACTGCACCCAGCTCAGCAGGCAGGCGTAACCGAAACGCTGGAAAGTGAAACCAACGTCGTA encodes:
- a CDS encoding UDP-glucose/GDP-mannose dehydrogenase family protein, with the protein product MQIAVIGSGYVGLVTAACLADSGNHVVGVDNDAAKVAELQNGRSPFFEPGLGELVAKNVATQRLRFTTDLAAGVAGVRVVFLAVGTPPRPDGSADLSAIESVAVAVAKAVTGPAVIVTKSTVPVGTGARLDALIRTHTSFHCPVVSNPEFLKEGAALNDFLRPDRVVIGADDAEAAEVIAELHQPFVRNNKPVLRMSRIAAELTKYASNAYLATRISFINEIAEICEHLNVDINEVRRGMGSDARIGHHFLYPGVGYGGSCFPKDVQALAAFGRAAGADCQLLEAVHRRNLAQRERMIDRIRTRLGPDLRGKRFAVWGLAFKPQTDDLREAPALAIIDALLADGAQIAAHDPEALEPARKLYGDRITCYTDPYATLPGAEALLIMTEWMEFRSPDFARIAASLRQPLIFDGRNLFELDMMSRYNMEYHSVGRPTVRPK
- the amrS gene encoding AmmeMemoRadiSam system radical SAM enzyme; the protein is MALGELLAGHTAPAADPLIRREADGVLRCLACGHRCRVLPGRAGVCRVRFERDGTLRVPHGYVAGLAVDPIEKKPFFHVLPGRNALSFGMLGCDLHCAYCQNWVTSQALRDDEAVTAPTFITPAEIVRLAQQHGCPLLTSTYNEPLITAEWAVEIFRAGRPAGLRGSFVSNGHGTPEALAYLRPHVDCYKIDLKAFRDASYRRLGGVLENVLATVRLAWELGFWVEVVTLVVPGLNDEEAELRDIAEFLAGVSPEIPWHVTAFHPDYRMTELPRTTVEGVLRAHAVGRAAGLHYVYAGNLPGYVGACEDTHCPDCRRAVIRRRGFKVLVNELHAGGCPECGRALAGVWQ
- the ligA gene encoding NAD-dependent DNA ligase LigA translates to MADTPSRDSTDLVARIEALRTKIRRHDHLYYTLATPEISDEQYDALLRDLRALEAAHPELITPDSPTQRVGEQPLTGFRHVRHAWPMLSIDNTYSAAELREFDVRIRRALGEEPFAYMVDPKIDGVAVSLRYEHGAFVLGATRGDGETGDDITANLRTLRSIPLRLVGTDWPAVLEVRGEVYWPRADFDRVNRLRMEAGEEPFKNPRNATAGTLKQLDARRVAERQLQFQCHGFGVLVPPPEEDALYSVLLERVREWGLPVSPHRQYCTDIAEVLAFVERWEAERRTLPYDTDGLVIKIDALSQRARLGFTSRAPRWCIAYKYAAERAESRLLSVDYQVGKLGTITPVANLAPVDLAGTTVKRASLHNFDQVRRLDLHLDDIVQVEKAGEIIPQVVAVDASRRKPDAQAIQAPTACPECGGEVQQDDGGVYLRCINPACPAQVIERLRFFCARDQMDIEGAGIKLIEALVQAGLVHTYADLYRLHERRPELLLLDRMGEKSVDNLLAAISASRNRPLARVLAALNIRHVGVNTAELLATHFGDIATLTAADEVALQAVDGIGPEVARAVREWLSSASGAATIAELRAAGLRMTQPQTVVSTASGPLAGLTIVVTGKLEHYSRDEIEALIKTHGGKPASSVSRKTAFVVAGAEAGSKLEKARSLGVPVLTETDFRSRIGAE
- a CDS encoding PTS sugar transporter subunit IIA is translated as MELRKILTPERVRVPLQGKDKTSVITELIDLLAADGGLTNREAALEAVLKREAERSTGIGYGLAIPHGKTNGSDKLALAVGMPAEPVDFQSVDGRPVTFVALLVSPPDQTGPHIRALAKVSGLMNNEEFRQKLGQIHASQELYDAIMECDAADH
- a CDS encoding SpoIIE family protein phosphatase, which encodes MARPHIQVIVAGDRVPECLRGALASTHATSSFMTLGNALHAEALQHAAAVVLVLPDAVGPLSGPLRILFDRLEGAPRATLLITSSGRPVPTLRHPPSVPVTDGSNLDEAALGSRLAALLSMRKSLHTLHTGLVANRRTGEHIAQRYMRQLRLASQVQRGFLPTSLPQLPGLQFDALFRPVDYVSGDIYDVHRLDEEHVAIALADATGHGISAALLTVYIKRALRGKEIHGGRYRILPPDEVLQGLNRDIQDAELSDCSFVAAVYGVLNTRTRSLALARGGTPYPLLRSANGKLSTVTSAGSVVGVMPHPHFEVAYLQLEPGDSLVLYSDGLERMVLPEYVQDGVPAGLRRAAARITGWNRTAIAAAERSATQPVAALSAPVLAAAGSGGSHTATQARPRPHTNGDRGGQVFSASAAEQVGRLRPKRTTDVLHSNWARTLEREGCHAALAQLAGRQKALRRLGFPLDDLTVVTLQIDD
- a CDS encoding IS66 family transposase zinc-finger binding domain-containing protein, yielding MPGARDGHPGARRPPPPRIDQRRTHRRTVCPGCGGPLQRCNRTRTRLIEDLPENLQAVVTEHTIHLDYCPSCKKHVEPVVPDALPIAWKVCSSVVDL
- a CDS encoding carbohydrate ABC transporter permease; the protein is MSRSSLANWARAVLLAIVGGLWVAPLVWMVGTSVKPQEEVTTGQFQLLPREPARIGLYAYENYYAGRARFSGPDGLERAGYEGVLTSDNVHFILYLRNTLIVALLGVCGMVLSSAIAAYGFARIQWPGRNAIFLCVLTTTMIPFPAIMIPSYFLFKSFGWIGTLAPLWVPALFGNAFNIFLLRQFFLQIPNDLSEAARLDGLSHWGIFWRIILPLSRPALVVVALFHTMFVWNDFLGPLIYLNHQETFTLALGLQFYQAQHGGTPWNLLMAACTLVTLPLLVLFALSQRTFIEGIASTGIKG